The Actinomycetota bacterium DNA segment GATCGCGGCTCCCGGGTCGAACGGCTCGAAGAACTCAGCCGGCGTGATGTTGTGGTAGTAGATCGCCTTCGTCTCGGGACGCTCGGTGAGGAAGGGAGCCAGGCCGCGCGAGCCCGTGGACGCCTGGTACAGCAGCACGTCCCGTCCTCGCCGGGCGGAGCGGGTCCCGGCGTAGTCCGACCAGGTCCTGGCGCGACGAAGGAGTTGGGGGTGTATGTCCTCGGCCCAGATGCCGCCGCCTGCCGAGCTCAGCGCGTCCTGCGTGCAGAGCGTGTGGGTACCCACCGCGTCCCTGAACCCGAGACTGGGGAGGAACTGCTGGATGCGGCCCCCCTTCATGAGCCGCTGGTGACGGCCTCGGACCCCACCCACGACCCCACGGCGCGATCGAACCGGTCGAGGACGCTCTCCCAGCTGTAGGTCTCCCCGACCCACCGGCGACCCGACTCCCCGAGGGTCCGCCTGAGGGGTTCATCTCCAACGAGCCGATCGACGATCGCTTCGAACTCCGCGTACGACCGGAACCACACGCCGCCGTTCGACCGTCGGCAGTGGTCGACGGTGACGGCGCAGTCCGCGTGCACGACGACCGCCCTCTGAGCGAGCCAGGCCTGCATTACGACTATCGACAGCGATTCGTTCGTACTGGGCTGGCAGAAGATGGTCGCGGCCCGATACATCGAATCGCGGTAGGACCAGTCGATCTCGATCGCATGTATCGCGGGGTGCTTGGGGACCGGTTCCCCCGACCCGACCAATACGAGTTGGAGATCGGAGCCGGCCCGCCGGTGCTTGTAGCGCATGAAGTGGTCGATGAGCAGGGGGGTGTTCTTGCCCCCTTCCCTACGACCGACGTACAGGAGGATGGGCCCCTCGACGCCGTGTTTGGACCGGAAGACCGAGGGGGGCTGCGGAGGATCCGGGTCGAACCCCATGCCCACGACTTCCCACCTGGCGATCTCGGGGGCCAGGCGCAGCCCCAGGTCCGACTCCGGGTGCGCGTTGAACAAGACTCCGGTGGCGTTCTCGAGCATCGATCGGACGAAGGCCAGACGCGCGTACGCCTCGTCATGCAGGCACGGGATCACCACGAAAGGGGACGCCGCTGCCACGGATGCGAAGTACGTCGTGCCGAACAGGTAGGGCATCGCGAGCACGACGTCGTAGCGGGTGGGAGAACTCGCGAGGTACTCCTCCATCGCGCTCGACGAGACGCCGTGGCGAAGCCACAGCAGCTCCTCTTCCACCGAGAGCGGAAAACCGTGGGTGATCGCCCGTTCCATCTCTCCGTGGATGCCCAGATCGCGGTTGTCGGCAGGGAACCTGAGCACGCGCAGGTCACCGACGACCGACTGCCCAGGGGGGAGCTCGTTGCGCCACGTGTGATGGTCGAGCGCACACGTCGTCACGATCTCGATGTCGTGTCCCGCCCGCTGGAGGCGCTCCGCGAGCTGGCGCGCGTGCATCTCGGCCCCCCCGACCAATCGCTCCCCGAACCGGGGCACGACGAGCCCGATCCTCATCAGCGCACCGCCACTATCGCGAAGTCCTGCGGCCCGAAGACGATCTCGTCGATGCGCCTGAAGTTCTCGTTCAGCCGCTCGACGAGCTGGACGAACTCCCCGTCCTCCGGAGGCTCGATCGGCTGAGGTCTGAACTCGGGGGGGATGGGGGCGAGGTACTCGGTGCGAACCTTGGAGAACCCGGCGGAGCGAGCCAGGAAGTCCAACGTCAGAGGGTGGAGGGGACGCAGGTGTCCTAGGTCGACGTAGAAGGCATGAGCGAACACGAAGAGGCTCTCCGGGTTGATGGTCTCCACGACGAGGGTGCCTCCGGGGGCCATAGCGTCGGCCGCGAGCTCGAAGAAGCGAACGACCTCGGGGGGGTCCAGGTGTTCGACCATCTGGGCGCAGAAGATCCCTCCGAGCGAGGCGGGGTCCAGCGATGCGAGGTGCTCGAGCGAGTCCCCCTGCTGAACCTCGAGCCCCGCCTCCCGCGCGTAGGCAACCATGTCTGGATGCCGATCGACCCCGTACGCCTCCACGCCCGCGTCGCGGAGCAGTCCTAGGAACTCGCCGCGCCCGAAGCCGAGGTCGACGACTCGCCCCGGTGCGTCACGGAAGAGGTCTACGTAGGCGCGCTGCTTGTTGGCGACGTCCTCGAGGGAACCCCGGAAGCGGTTCTCGAAGTCCAGGTAATCCATCGCCGCCTCGGCCCGCCAGCTGCGCGCGCCCGGCCGCTCCGTCGGGACCGACGTCGGACCGGGGGCCACGCCGGCCTCGAGCCTCTCGCGCATCTCCTTGAGCGCGCGGTCCAGGCGCGACAACCGGTCGTGGGCTCGCATCTGCTCGAGGGTGTCGGTGCGTTGCTCCAGCCTCGCCAGCTGGTTCCGGAGCTCGTCGCGCAGCGCGTCGAGAGAGGCGGCGGTGGTCTCCCCCGCCTCCCTCACCTCGGAGATCTGCGAGGAGAGCGACGCGACCGCGCGGACGACGTTCCCGGCGAACGAGTTGACCTGCTGGAGGATCCCGGTGAGGTACCAGCGCAGCGAGGTGCGGATGGCCCCCTTCGCCTTCGACACCACCGGGGCGACGAGAGGTTTCTGCGATGCCGTGGTGATCTCGGCCGAGAACCCCGAGGTCCGGCGGAGCTCCGACAGGATCGATGCGAACGCCTCGGAATGGCCGGCTCCGCTCCCCGCGGTCTCCGCGAGCTCCAGCTCCACTAGTACATCGGGCGGGTAATCGCCGGACTCGCGGCGGCGGCGGACCGTCTCGCGGATCTCCTCCATGATCGCTTCCACGTCCACGTCGGCGCCGATCTCGATCTCGGGTGGTGCGTTCTCGTTCACAGTGGCTCCACGCTCATCTCGGTCGGGATGTGGAACGGCCCGACGTCCGGACCGACGTTCACGCATCGGAAGGCGTACGCCTTCTCCTGCCAGTGGTAGGCGGTGCGCTCGTCCCGGGAGTGGACCCCGACCGTGAGGGCGTAGCGTCCCTCGAGCAGAGGCAGTCGGTTCAGCCGGAAACGGACGCGCATCTTGCCGTCGAGGGTGCCGAGGTCGATCTTCCGCTTGATCGAGTTGACGCCGAAGACGTGCCGGTCACGTTCGTCGTAGATGGCGATCCCGATGCACGGGTCCTCCACCGGATGCTGACTCTCGATCTCGACCGAGATGTCCATCATCTCGTCAGCCTGGAAGATCTGACGCTCCCGTCCCTCGTCGTCGCGGAGCAGGACGCTGACGATCTTCACCTCACCCGTCCCTCGTTCCGTCATCGGGGCAGCCTCGAGGTGCGCCTCTCCGTGGAGGGTCTCCCGGAACGTCCGAACCACGTCGGCCGCCGGACCCGCCTCGATCAGCTCCCCGTGGTGCAGGAAGGCGGCGCGCGTGCAGATCTGCTTGACGAGGTCGACCGCGTGGGTGACGAAGACGATGGTCCGCCCCTCCTTCTGGAACATGCGTATGCGGTCGAGGCATTTGCGCTGGAACACCTCGTCCCCGACCGAGAGCACCTCGTCCACGATCAGGATCTCGGGTTCGACGTGGACCGCCACCGCGAACCCCAGCCTGACGTACATCCCGGACGAGTAGTGCTTCACCTGCATGTCGACGAACTGCTCGAGCTCGGAGAAGGCGACTATGTCATCGAAGTAGCGGTCCGTCTCCCGGCGGGTCAGCCCGAGGATGGAGGCGTTGAGGTACACGTTCTCGCGGCCCGTGAGGTCCGGGTGGAACCCGGCTCCCAGCTCGAGCAGGGACGCCATCCGTCCCGTGGTCTCGACGCTGCCGGTATCGGGGCGCATGATGCCGGCGACGACCTTGAGAAGGGTGCTCTTGCCGGACCCGTTCGGTCCGATGAGGCCGATCGTCTCCCCGGGGTCGACGGTGAGGCTCACGTCCTTCAGCGCCCAGAACTCCTCGTATCGCGCCCGGCGAAGGCTGATCACCCGCTCCTTCAGGGAGCTCGCCCGCTCGTGGTAGAGCTTGAACCTCTTCGAGATGCCGCTCGCGCGGACGGCCGGCTGCGTCACAGCTCCTCCGCCATCCGCGTCTCGAGTCGCCGGAAGGCGGTCCACCCCACCATCAGGATCGCGACGGCCACGAGCCCGGTCCATCCGAGCCGTTTCGCGTACCACTCGAGCGGCGCGTTCACGAGCACGTGCGCGTCCCCCGCCCTCAGCTCGGGTCGCGCGTACAGGGCCCGTTGGTAGCCCATCACGATCGGCGCCATGGGGTTCTGGAGGTACACGGCCCACATGAGGGGGGACTTGTTCATGAGGTTCTGCTGGACCCACCCGCTCGCGTACACGATCGGGGTCATCCAGAACCAGGCGAGTAGGGCGAGCTCGAGCAGGTGTTGGACGTCGCGCATGTAGACGTTCGCACTCGACATCAGAAGCGCGAGCCCCACCAGCAGGACGAGCTGGACGAGGAGGGCGAGGGGCAGCAGGACCATCCCTTGATCCCAGTGCCGGAACCACCCGAACAGCAGCATGGCAGCGACCAGGACGAAGAGCTGCAGCACGTAGTGGACGACGGCCGCACCGATCGAGGCGGCGGGGAGGATCTCGCGGGGGAAGTACACCTTCGAGACGAGGTTGGAGTTGGAGACGATCGAGCCGGTCGCGCCCGCCAGCCCGTTGGAGAGGAGGTTCCAGGCGAGGAGCCCGGTCAGCAGGTAGAAGGGGAAGGCCGGGAGCCCGGCTCCCAGGAACTCCTGAAGGACGATCGAGAAGATCACCAGGTACAGGAGCGGGTTGAGCAGGGACCACGCGAAACCGAGCGCGGAGTTCTTGTACTTGACCTTGAGCTCCTTGCGGATGAGGTTCCCCAGGAGCTCCCTGTAACGGAGGAGCTCCCGGATGCGGGTCAGGGGTCCGATGCGCGGCTCGATCCGCGTCACGGACGCCGGCTTCACCCGGTGCGTGGTCTCCTCGGTGTTCAAAGCGCCTTCTCTCTCTGCCTGCACGTCCGACAGCCTACGGTCTGCGGCCCTTCACCATCGGTCCTCTGAGGCGGGGATCTCACCGGTCCGCGTCGCGATCGGGGCGGTACACGTCCTCAGGGGCCTGCGCGCCGTCCAGCTTCGTCCGGGCCTTCCTCCACCCGCTCCTCTGCACCGTGGTCGACGTCCGGGCGGCGGCCCCGCCTCAACGCGGCGTTCGCGATCGCAGCGACGATGAGGGCGGCGAGCAGCGCGAAGACCAGGAAGCTATCGAGCTGCATCAGGCGCGCTGCGCACGTACGGGTGTGCGAGCGGTTAGATTCCGAGCGGCGAAGGCTGCCTCGGCCATCCGCGATCTCCTAGGTCGGGCCGGCGCGGCCGGCCAGGCGAGCGCGCCGATTCTATAGCACCCGGAGGCGATCCCAACTGCGTTCCATCCTCGAGACGATCCGCTCGGTCAGGTCGGTACGTGACCTGATCC contains these protein-coding regions:
- a CDS encoding glycosyltransferase family 4 protein; protein product: MRIGLVVPRFGERLVGGAEMHARQLAERLQRAGHDIEIVTTCALDHHTWRNELPPGQSVVGDLRVLRFPADNRDLGIHGEMERAITHGFPLSVEEELLWLRHGVSSSAMEEYLASSPTRYDVVLAMPYLFGTTYFASVAAASPFVVIPCLHDEAYARLAFVRSMLENATGVLFNAHPESDLGLRLAPEIARWEVVGMGFDPDPPQPPSVFRSKHGVEGPILLYVGRREGGKNTPLLIDHFMRYKHRRAGSDLQLVLVGSGEPVPKHPAIHAIEIDWSYRDSMYRAATIFCQPSTNESLSIVVMQAWLAQRAVVVHADCAVTVDHCRRSNGGVWFRSYAEFEAIVDRLVGDEPLRRTLGESGRRWVGETYSWESVLDRFDRAVGSWVGSEAVTSGS
- a CDS encoding ABC transporter ATP-binding protein, which codes for MTQPAVRASGISKRFKLYHERASSLKERVISLRRARYEEFWALKDVSLTVDPGETIGLIGPNGSGKSTLLKVVAGIMRPDTGSVETTGRMASLLELGAGFHPDLTGRENVYLNASILGLTRRETDRYFDDIVAFSELEQFVDMQVKHYSSGMYVRLGFAVAVHVEPEILIVDEVLSVGDEVFQRKCLDRIRMFQKEGRTIVFVTHAVDLVKQICTRAAFLHHGELIEAGPAADVVRTFRETLHGEAHLEAAPMTERGTGEVKIVSVLLRDDEGRERQIFQADEMMDISVEIESQHPVEDPCIGIAIYDERDRHVFGVNSIKRKIDLGTLDGKMRVRFRLNRLPLLEGRYALTVGVHSRDERTAYHWQEKAYAFRCVNVGPDVGPFHIPTEMSVEPL
- a CDS encoding methyltransferase domain-containing protein gives rise to the protein MNENAPPEIEIGADVDVEAIMEEIRETVRRRRESGDYPPDVLVELELAETAGSGAGHSEAFASILSELRRTSGFSAEITTASQKPLVAPVVSKAKGAIRTSLRWYLTGILQQVNSFAGNVVRAVASLSSQISEVREAGETTAASLDALRDELRNQLARLEQRTDTLEQMRAHDRLSRLDRALKEMRERLEAGVAPGPTSVPTERPGARSWRAEAAMDYLDFENRFRGSLEDVANKQRAYVDLFRDAPGRVVDLGFGRGEFLGLLRDAGVEAYGVDRHPDMVAYAREAGLEVQQGDSLEHLASLDPASLGGIFCAQMVEHLDPPEVVRFFELAADAMAPGGTLVVETINPESLFVFAHAFYVDLGHLRPLHPLTLDFLARSAGFSKVRTEYLAPIPPEFRPQPIEPPEDGEFVQLVERLNENFRRIDEIVFGPQDFAIVAVR
- a CDS encoding ABC transporter permease; amino-acid sequence: MQAEREGALNTEETTHRVKPASVTRIEPRIGPLTRIRELLRYRELLGNLIRKELKVKYKNSALGFAWSLLNPLLYLVIFSIVLQEFLGAGLPAFPFYLLTGLLAWNLLSNGLAGATGSIVSNSNLVSKVYFPREILPAASIGAAVVHYVLQLFVLVAAMLLFGWFRHWDQGMVLLPLALLVQLVLLVGLALLMSSANVYMRDVQHLLELALLAWFWMTPIVYASGWVQQNLMNKSPLMWAVYLQNPMAPIVMGYQRALYARPELRAGDAHVLVNAPLEWYAKRLGWTGLVAVAILMVGWTAFRRLETRMAEEL